The Hevea brasiliensis isolate MT/VB/25A 57/8 chromosome 1, ASM3005281v1, whole genome shotgun sequence DNA segment CGAGTCAATGCTTTGGACCGTGTTGGCGGGAACAAGACATGGCGTTGAAGCAGAAGATGATgccggagaagaagaagaagaagaagaagatgatgatgataAGTCTGTGACCGGAGAACCAACTGACCAGGTCCTAGCGGTGGGTCTGAGCCGTTTGGATCTTGGCTTGGATGGGATTGGAGCAGGGAAAAGATATGAAACTTTGGCCGGCTGGGTTTGTGGTTGAAATCTGTTGTTTATTGCATGGCTCTCTGCTTTCCAAGGGTACTGAAGGGAGAATTCTGAGGAAGAATCATCCACAATTTGAGAAACCCATTCTAGATCAGCCAAATCTTCAACcttcaaaataaaataacatgGGTTTAATTTTAAGAACAGAAACGAAACAGAAATCAATCAACAtacaagggtttttttttttttttaaaaaaaaaacttactggTACAGAGAATTCGCTGGTGAGGAGAGAATCAGAAAAGGTGCTAGAATTGGTGTTGTCATCATCCACACGATCTTGAGACGAAACAGAAAGAGAATCTTTCTCTTCTTCCTCGTCCTCTTCCTCCTCTACTTCTAACAAGTTTTGCTCTTGAATATAACATTCGCCATTAGAGAAGTCAAAGAAACCATCAACAGAGAAATCTTCGCACGAAACAACACCATTATTTGCATTGGAAAACAAGATATCCTCAAAGAGAGTTTGTTGGGTATATTTGGAGGCGAGTTCGCTGCGTAAACTTGATTTCAAGGCTCTTGCAGCCATGCAGTACTCCATATTTTTCTAAATTGAAGCAACAGACAACAACTTCAACATAACAAAACACAAcacatattttaaaaaaaaataataaaaatagaatttcCCCTCAAGAAACAATTGTTCTGGTTTTGTTCTTTCttttctaaaaattatttttgtaaAGGAAATTACCTGATAAAGATGAAGAATAGAGAAGGAAAACTGATAAGGGTAAAGTCAGTTGAGGCACAGAAATGAAGGCTGGTTCGTGGGCAAAACCGGTGCGGGGTTGATGGCTTATCTTTAGCTTGAATTTTGATTTCTTTgtttatatatatagaaaataaaatagagagagagagatttgtaTTTGGTCAAGTTAGGAGCTGACAATTCTTTGGTCTTCGACTCTGGGTGGTTTGGTTTTGGCTTGTTATGGACCGAATCCACAAATTCCACCTTGAATTTTACCCTTCATTGTTTGGTGGCTTCCACTTTGGAATCCAACTTAGCAAatttttggaaatttcaaaagtaTTATTCCGTTTACCaccattattattatttattagctGTATGAAAATAAGTTTAttcaatataaaattaaatatgtcGAGGACCAGCCCACACGTCGAGAcacctttaaatataaatttttttttaaaaagagatCAAAATTACAAATGGCGCCAGGATAATTCAAAACCAGGTCCAAAAGCAGTAACGAACTATCCTCGAAACCTCCATCATTTTGTGCTTTTTTGCCTTTTTCACATTCCAAATTGCCCTATCAAACTCCAACTATTTACGAAATTACATTCATTTGCCGCCTTAATTGCGCCACCATTTATGGCCGCCTATACACGAAACTGCCAAAACTATTACCATTCGCAACCTTAGCCGCGTACATAAACAATGGTCATTATCACTTTACACGTTCCAATCCAGCGCTTGACCTTGCATAACTTACGTCATTAAAAGCGAGGGCGAGTGGGACTGAAGTTCGGGGGTTCTTGTATTTCCGCGTAAATTTTTGTTGCGAGTAGGAAATaaaatgttcaatcaagcaaACAAGCTCTAAGCGCGTTTGAAAAAATAGGGATAAAAGCTGGATATCATAGAGCAAGAGCATGACATTTTTATAATAATTGTCGTTTTCAATGTTTTAACCTTTTAGAATCGGTTCTAGAAGCTGAAACGGTTTGATTTGGTTTGCTGGttcttttccttgatttttcaatttaaatgacCAAATCAAATAATACAGTTTGATTTTTGGAAAAAACAAATGacagaaaaaattctagaaaactgttTGCTTTTGTTCATGCTCATAATTCTGTTAGTATTAATATTAGGGGGATTTATAATTTAACCTTTGCATTCTAATATTATCTATAAGTCGGTctttgtatttttaaaaattcattaaaacatCTCGTTGTTTATCATTATTAATTGAATGGTCCTTGCATTTGTTTTTCATAAAGCAATGTCAAATAATAAATATGCCCTTATATGCAAATGAATTAAAAAAACATTTCCTCCCAATTTTGGAGTCCCTAACCCTCTTTCGAAGCCTATGTCTCCTATGGCGCCCATCGCAACCCCTTCATGGTGTGGCTACTTTGCTCCTTCGGTGAGCTAAGAAAACTCTTTGTAATCATCAAGGAGGAACCTGAGTGGTTGTTGGGTAAGTGGGATTGGGTACAATTTGCATTGTGCGTTTATATTGCTCTTTTTGTGTTTCTTGAGGATTATCTTATGGGTTCCTATTGACAATCCCCTATTACAATTGGTTACCTCTATTTGTTGCTCTCTTCAGTCGCCTTCATAGCACGTGCACATATATATTTCCTCCGGTAGAGCTTAAAGTTTAtgggtaatatatatatatatgggcttATGCTTTATTCTTTGGCTTTCTTTTGGAATTGGGACTAAGCTTCAAGTCGGGATATGCTTTGTTTGTTTATTGAATTAAGGAAAGAGAAGGAATATGGgacttgaattaaaaataaagaaattggacTTGATGAGTAAAAAGAGAATTTCTACAATCAACCTTCATTATATCAATCTGTGAAAGCTTATGCTTTTTAGAGTTCAAAATTTCATCTTCTTATTAGCTTACTTCAAATTCTAATTATTCAATTTCCAGGCTTCCATTCATTGCGACTCCCAAGTTGTTATAAAAAACATGAAGAAATCTACAAAAATTTGGCTCTTCGAGTTAGTTGCATGGAACTCCATGTTAGGAACAAAGTTGGGTCAAAATTGTGATACTACTgcagtaataattaataaaaataacacAAAAATTTAACATGTTTCGCTCTTAATTTTGGGTTACATCATCAAACTACAAATAAATTTTCTACTATTGCAAATTGTAGGTACAAAATGAGTTTTTACAAATGAGATTAAACAAAAAATAGTGATACTCAAAGTGTTTCCCGCAACACCCCACATAATTTCCTCATTATTTTTATCACTCTCATTTTAGAAAACTTTCCTAAAGCTTATATCAACTCTCTCTCTAATTTTCCTTAAAGCTATAAGTTTTGGATTACCCTTCAAGAAATTGAGCTACTAAAGATGGTTGAGCTACTACCTAGGCAAAGGATTACAAATTCAAATTGAATTCTCTATTCTGAACTGTGTACCACTAATTTTCTAAACTTCTAAAAATACGTGCAATCACGAATTACGTGTCATCAATTTGCATGCTACCAAACTTCGTGTGGCCGTTAActtttacttttatatttttttttacaaaatcgaTTACACACAATTGTACAGTGGGCACCCTCCATGTGGAGGCACCTACTGCCCAACAATTCTCCCCCACCCGACTATATGGAGGGCTCCATCATTCTTGCTGTCAACCGACAGTATTCAAACTTCTCCTTTAGTAGAATCTAGGTCAAGTTATTTGATCCATTCTTATATGTATGGATCTTCTCAAGCAACAATTGCTTTTTCTCCAACAAATCTTTAATTTAGTGATATCTTACATCGATATACTTGGATCTTGAATGAAAGGAGAAATTATTTCCAATGTGAATAACACTCTGACTATTGTAGAACAACTGGTACTTTTTTTTATGGACACCAAGTTCTTTCAAGAACTTCATCCATAACAACTCTTTGTATGCTTTTGTTGCTGCAATAAACTCTACTTCAATAGTAAACATATCAACACATTTTTGTAACTTTGATTGCCATGACacaatttgtcacgacccaacctatgggccggaccggcactaggacctgggccagcctaaagcccccgaggcctgtagtaagcctaactgttcattaacccaactctaaggcccatttgggcccagtatcaag contains these protein-coding regions:
- the LOC110646497 gene encoding GATA transcription factor 5, with amino-acid sequence MEYCMAARALKSSLRSELASKYTQQTLFEDILFSNANNGVVSCEDFSVDGFFDFSNGECYIQEQNLLEVEEEEDEEEEKDSLSVSSQDRVDDDNTNSSTFSDSLLTSEFSVPVEDLADLEWVSQIVDDSSSEFSLQYPWKAESHAINNRFQPQTQPAKVSYLFPAPIPSKPRSKRLRPTARTWSVGSPVTDLSSSSSSSSSSSPASSSASTPCLVPANTVQSIDSLLTEPPMKKPKKKLTPQIGGALGSTQFQRRCSHCQVQKTPQWRTGPLGPKTLCNACGVRYKSGRLFPEYRPACSPTFSVDVHSNSHRRVLEMRKKKEMAEPESGSILNF